The Dehalococcoidales bacterium genome window below encodes:
- the secF gene encoding protein translocase subunit SecF has translation MTDIVGKRFWFFVAAGIIILFSIISLANFGLKPGIELSSGSMLTVSFEQTVVKSELQEEMASAGYPGALIQQTGEGGFLIRTEELSGEEKTDLEDALQNRFGATTESEFYSVSPMVASETARNAGIAIAVAAVGILLYITWAFRRMPKPFRYGACALIGLGHDILVALGVFAVLGGMFGWEINLMFITGILAVVGYSVNNTVVVFDRIRENLSRRVSTDFKTVVNNSIAETISRSLNTSLTTLFVILAMLLFVGASIQNFAVVMLIGVIAGTFSSVCIAPNLLVVWEEGKWSSLFKRNPQPAAEARKS, from the coding sequence ATGACTGATATTGTAGGAAAAAGGTTCTGGTTCTTCGTCGCCGCAGGGATAATCATTCTCTTCAGCATCATCTCTCTGGCCAATTTCGGGCTCAAACCCGGTATCGAGCTCAGCAGCGGCTCTATGCTGACAGTCAGCTTCGAACAGACAGTAGTCAAGAGCGAATTGCAGGAAGAGATGGCCAGCGCCGGCTATCCCGGCGCTCTGATTCAACAGACCGGGGAGGGCGGTTTCCTTATCCGTACCGAAGAACTCTCCGGCGAAGAAAAAACAGATCTGGAGGATGCCCTGCAGAATAGATTCGGAGCAACCACCGAATCGGAGTTCTACTCGGTATCACCGATGGTAGCCTCTGAAACGGCCCGCAATGCCGGCATTGCCATCGCGGTAGCCGCAGTCGGGATCCTGCTCTACATCACCTGGGCATTCCGTAGAATGCCCAAACCCTTCCGCTATGGTGCCTGCGCCCTAATAGGTCTGGGACACGATATTCTGGTAGCGCTGGGGGTCTTTGCCGTCCTCGGCGGCATGTTCGGCTGGGAGATTAACCTGATGTTCATTACCGGTATTCTGGCCGTCGTCGGCTACAGTGTCAACAATACCGTGGTCGTCTTCGATAGAATACGGGAGAATTTAAGCCGGAGAGTCAGCACGGACTTCAAGACGGTAGTGAACAACAGCATTGCTGAAACCATAAGCCGCTCCCTGAACACCAGCCTGACCACGCTGTTTGTCATCCTGGCCATGCTTCTTTTTGTCGGGGCATCAATCCAAAACTTTGCCGTGGTAATGCTAATCGGTGTCATCGCAGGAACCTTCAGCTCGGTCTGCATTGCCCCCAACCTGCTGGTAGTCTGGGAAGAAGGAAAGTGGAGCAGCCTTTTCAAACGGAACCCGCAACCGGCTGCTGAAGCCAGGAAGAGCTGA
- the secD gene encoding protein translocase subunit SecD — MNRKNRVPLIIIGILFALAMLVVIPVDKGVLGQKGLRLGLDLQGGIHLVYEADLSQVEPGEESGIIDGVIDVLTNRINPLGVTEPVIQKLGENRIAVQLPGLNMTDKEKERLSRTAILEFGELAADEEEAKWENELGRWKPAAADIDGTEVVLSSAFFRENTYVAQDELGRIQLVFQWNKEGSELSQIITTRLLNKRLGIFEGDDTLRSGEDGGPIAPVVSNVITDSGVITGLSIDEAMTLSKQLNAGRIPVPLIPVYEQKVSPILGADFVDMSLKAGIIGLILVMVFMMIYYRLPGALASAALLFYAASVLAIFKLIPVTLTLAGIGGFILSIGMAVDANVLIFERMKEELRLGRPLASAIETGFSRAWPAIRDSNITTFIVCGILYWLGSSIIASAPVMGFATTLAIGVAVSMFSAVVVTRTFLRTFAGTRLAQKSSLFRVYSGKEHD, encoded by the coding sequence ATGAACAGGAAAAATAGGGTCCCCCTCATCATAATCGGTATTCTCTTCGCCCTGGCCATGCTTGTCGTGATACCCGTTGACAAGGGGGTGCTTGGCCAGAAAGGGCTACGACTGGGGCTTGACCTGCAGGGCGGTATACACCTGGTATATGAGGCGGATCTGTCCCAGGTAGAGCCGGGTGAGGAATCCGGCATTATCGATGGCGTAATCGACGTTCTCACTAACCGAATCAATCCGTTGGGAGTAACCGAGCCGGTTATTCAAAAATTAGGGGAAAACCGCATAGCAGTACAGTTACCCGGGCTTAACATGACCGATAAAGAAAAGGAGAGGCTTTCGCGTACAGCCATACTAGAGTTCGGGGAACTTGCCGCCGATGAAGAAGAGGCCAAATGGGAAAATGAGCTGGGTAGATGGAAACCGGCGGCAGCAGATATTGACGGCACAGAGGTAGTGCTAAGCAGTGCCTTCTTTAGGGAAAACACCTATGTAGCCCAGGATGAATTAGGAAGAATACAACTTGTCTTTCAATGGAATAAAGAAGGCAGCGAGCTTTCCCAAATAATCACTACACGTCTGCTCAATAAGCGCCTGGGTATATTCGAAGGCGATGATACGCTCCGTTCGGGAGAAGACGGCGGACCGATCGCACCTGTTGTCAGCAACGTAATCACCGATAGCGGAGTAATCACAGGTTTAAGCATCGACGAGGCCATGACATTATCCAAACAACTCAATGCCGGCCGTATTCCGGTGCCGCTGATCCCCGTCTATGAACAGAAGGTATCCCCCATCCTGGGCGCCGACTTTGTCGATATGAGCCTTAAGGCAGGGATAATCGGCCTGATACTGGTTATGGTATTTATGATGATCTACTACCGCCTGCCGGGAGCTCTCGCCAGCGCCGCTTTGCTATTCTATGCGGCGTCGGTGCTGGCGATATTCAAGTTGATACCGGTTACCCTCACTCTGGCCGGCATCGGCGGCTTCATACTGTCCATAGGTATGGCAGTAGATGCCAATGTTCTTATCTTCGAACGGATGAAAGAAGAACTGCGGCTGGGTCGACCGCTGGCGTCTGCTATTGAGACCGGCTTCAGCCGGGCCTGGCCGGCAATTCGGGACAGCAACATAACCACCTTCATTGTCTGCGGCATCCTCTACTGGCTGGGCAGCAGCATTATCGCCAGCGCTCCGGTGATGGGCTTCGCCACAACCCTGGCCATCGGGGTAGCGGTAAGCATGTTCAGTGCGGTTGTGGTTACCCGCACCTTCCTGCGTACATTCGCCGGTACCCGCCTGGCGCAGAAGAGTTCACTATTCAGAGTTTATTCAGGGAAAGAACATGACTGA